The following are from one region of the Polynucleobacter sp. MWH-CaK5 genome:
- a CDS encoding HNH endonuclease — MLGKIRQKLLADTFPKEISVTELVCPICDRPIPSSQKDAHHFVPKSKGGKATEYLHRICHRQIHALFTETQLARELNTAEAIKEKAEMQKFIAWVQSKPHDFYQRTSKSHQIKK, encoded by the coding sequence ATGTTGGGGAAAATCCGTCAAAAACTACTGGCTGACACGTTTCCGAAAGAAATTTCGGTCACTGAACTTGTCTGCCCTATTTGCGATCGCCCAATCCCAAGCTCGCAAAAAGATGCGCATCACTTTGTTCCAAAATCAAAAGGTGGAAAAGCAACTGAGTATTTGCATCGTATTTGCCACAGGCAAATACACGCTTTGTTCACAGAAACGCAGTTAGCCAGAGAATTGAATACGGCCGAAGCCATCAAAGAAAAAGCGGAGATGCAAAAATTCATTGCTTGGGTGCAATCCAAGCCTCATGATTTTTACCAACGCACCTCCAAGAGTCATCAAATCAAAAAATGA
- a CDS encoding LexA family transcriptional regulator: MTQSINQLLHQTSLSQVPQGLLADLSVNETPLIMHPLSAGFPSPAADYAADGLDLNSYLIQNKPATFMFTVRGESMIVAGIHHDDKVVVDRALKPKHKDIVVAVVNGEYTIKRLYKYKGLIELRPENPDYPNITFSEGHELQIWGVVIGVVRRYSSSSSRV, from the coding sequence ATGACTCAATCGATCAATCAACTTCTTCATCAAACCAGCTTGAGCCAAGTTCCTCAAGGCTTGTTGGCTGATTTATCGGTGAATGAGACGCCACTCATCATGCACCCATTATCAGCAGGATTTCCAAGTCCTGCGGCTGATTATGCGGCTGATGGATTGGATTTGAATAGCTATCTGATACAGAATAAGCCAGCCACTTTCATGTTTACTGTGAGAGGTGAATCAATGATTGTGGCTGGCATCCATCATGACGATAAGGTGGTCGTTGATCGAGCCTTAAAGCCGAAACACAAAGACATTGTGGTGGCGGTGGTCAATGGTGAGTACACGATCAAGCGTTTGTACAAATACAAAGGACTCATTGAATTGCGTCCAGAAAACCCTGACTACCCCAACATCACATTCAGTGAAGGCCATGAGCTACAAATATGGGGTGTGGTCATTGGGGTGGTCAGACGTTATTCAAGTAGTTCATCTCGAGTTTGA